The following proteins come from a genomic window of Miscanthus floridulus cultivar M001 chromosome 2, ASM1932011v1, whole genome shotgun sequence:
- the LOC136538144 gene encoding EPIDERMAL PATTERNING FACTOR-like protein 2 has product MELQLYYSTSLLLLLLLSSSSHGLRSADGTRALHYQLKDPHSSKVGEGAAMAESLIGSRPPRCDGKCAPCGRCEAVQVPVAPRIDSRGGEASEPRRRGRDGLLGSVEESYTDYKPLNWRCRCADRRALDP; this is encoded by the exons ATGGAACTCCAGCTCTACTACTCCACATCCCTGCTGCTTCTCCTCCTGCTATCCTCTTCCTCTCACGGCCTGCGCTCTGCCGACG GTACTAGAGCGCTGCATTACCAGCTCAAGGATCCGCACTCATCGAAG GTTGGCGAGGGGGCGGCGATGGCGGAGTCGCTGATCGGGTCGAGGCCGCCGCGGTGCGACGGCAAGTGCGCGCCGTGCGGGCGGTGCGAGGCGGTGCAGGTGCCGGTGGCGCCACGGATCGACAGCCGCGGGGGCGAGGCCTCCGAGCCCCGGCGCCGCGGCCGCGACGGGCTGTTGGGCAGCGTCGAGGAGAGCTACACCGACTACAAGCCTCTCAACTGGAGGTGCCGGTGCGCGGACCGGCGAGCCCTGGATCCGTGA